aggagaaggagaagggaaagaataaaaaagtaagaggCCTCTAATAAAAGATAAGTTTTAATTTAGTCCAAAGTAATTATGTGGGCAGATTTGAAAGGTTATCATTTCATATCCAATGACTATCTTTCATGCTGTTTCTCACTGTATGGAAAAAACCTGTTACCTTCTAAACTCTCTTGCAATGgctcaataaatttatcaaactCCATCTCCTTCAAGGCCGAGAACACATCCTGAGCACTGACTgtcttcttcttgtgtttctGAGCCAAGTTGTTTGCTGATGAGGTAGCAAACAGCACAAACACTGAGGCAGCACGGGCAATTGCACAACGCGCCTCCTTGGCCACAGCCACACCCTCAGGTAACATGTCCTTGATGATGCGTGTGATGACAGCATTGGGCAGGTTGAGGTCCTCAGGCCGCTCTGCCATCTTGGTGCTTCAGTTGTCTGTCTTGAATAACAAATGCCAAATCAAGGCAAAGAAAAACCAATGAAATAAGCTAATGAGCATAGTACCTATATATGTAATATTTTGGTACAATTGCAGCTTCCCCCAATAAACCGCACGTAAGTATGAAGTGTCTCACGGTCTAGATCACACTGCTAGGAGCATTTCTAGCCCCATATTACCTTGTCACAAACGAATaataggtaagattaggtaaggttaggataggttaagttaggtaaggttaggttaggttaggttaccttagctTTCTGGTTGAGTTCGAATATACTAATGGTGGGGGTTCAAGGGGGCCACAGCCCCTTGGTTATAATAGGTTTTTGGTTTGCTACATTTAAGAAATTTCCTTGacttctagggaaatttccctacattTTCAAAGTCTTTATATCACTCATAtgtgcccccccaaaaaaaaaattccccacaggtccccaagcttgctggaggggttgggggggtgtgtgggtagagattggagatattggttgaaactgcaaatttaccaaTATTTTAGTTTCAAGTCACTTTAAAATTCCATATCTAAGCATATAATTTTTCTGTTGAAATAGTTTCAGTCAGCAGCCACAtgtcaaaaaacacaaaaacacctaGATTACATTGCATTACATATAGTGATTACAGAATAACATGATACATATTACATATCACCAATCctaaagattatatatatacatatatatatatatatatatatatatatatatatatatatatatatatatatatatatatatatatatatatatatatatatatatatatatatatatatatatatatatatatacctataagGAGGGCATATTTAACACAAGTGAGGCAAGGCCCCACTGGACGGCTGCTAAGCGAGGGCAATTGCAA
This genomic interval from Scylla paramamosain isolate STU-SP2022 chromosome 7, ASM3559412v1, whole genome shotgun sequence contains the following:
- the LOC135102391 gene encoding DNA polymerase epsilon subunit 3-like, with the translated sequence MAERPEDLNLPNAVITRIIKDMLPEGVAVAKEARCAIARAASVFVLFATSSANNLAQKHKKKTVSAQDVFSALKEMEFDKFIEPLQESLEVYKKSQQNKKEQKEAKAKAKKAEEAEKNSSTVEENSEDADMSNTMETSLSKKENDDVMEIAE